The sequence TGCCTGAATGAAGGGAATACGGATAGCTATAGACGGACCAGCGGGAGCAGGGAAAAGCACCGCTGCACGACTTCTCGCTGAAAGGCTTGGATACAAATACATCGATAGCGGTGCAATGTACAGAGCGGTAACTCTTCTTGCGCTTAGATTCGATGTCGGCTGGGAAGATGAGAAAAAACTTGCAATGTTAATTGATAAGCATAATATTTGCCAAAATGGTCTTATCACGACCATTGACGGCGAGGATGTGAGCCTGGCTATTCGTTCTAAACAGGTTAGTGAGGCGGTTTCGGTGGTTTGTAAACATCCTCTTGTGCGTAAAAAGCTCGTTGAAATGCAGCGAAATCTTGCTAAGGATGGGGCAGTGGTTATGGAAGGAAGGGATATAGGAACCGTGGTGCTTCCTGATGCTGAACTGAAGTTTTTCATAATAGCGGACCAGGAGGAAAGAGCGCGAAGAAGACTTAAAGAAATGGTTGCTTTGGGAAAAAATGTTACATTCACTGAGGTGCTTGAGAACATTAAGTTGCGAGACCTTCTGGATAGTTCGAGAGCTGTGGCGCCGTTAAGGCAGGCTTCTGATGCAATACTTGTGGACAATACAAGGATGCCGATAGATTTTGAGATTAATATAATGGAGAAAATAGCCAGGAAAAAATTAGAGAATAAAGTAAAGTTTTAAAAGTTGATTAAAACTTTAACCAAAGGAGGCGTATCTTAATGGTGGAAGAAAAAAATCAAAAGTCGTCAAAGGAACCTGCTATTGAGGTTTTGATAGAGAAGGATGTGGATGAAGAGGGTAATGTTATTTTAGCAGAAGGCGACATAGATGACGAGAAGCTTACCATTTCTCCTGAAGAGATTGAGGAGCAGAAGCGGATTTATTCGCAGGGTTGTGCGGTTCTTAAGGACGGGACCATAATCGAGGGCACTGTTATCGCAGTCCGTGGGAATGATGTGATGATTGATATTGGATTTAAGTCGGAAGGGATTTTGCCCATTGATGAGTTCGGCGAGCAGAAGCCAGAGGTAGGGCAGAAAGTTGAGGTGTTCCTTGACGCACTTGAAGATGAGAACGGTCAGGTCGTTATATCGAAGAAAAAAGCTGATTTCATAAAAGTTTGGGATATAATTCGTGAAGCTTACGAGACACAAAAACCCATAAAGGGTAAAATAAAGAAGCGCATAAAAGGCGGAATGGTCGTCGATATACTCGGCGTTGATGCATTCCTTCCTGGGTCACAAATAGCATTAAGACCGATTCCCGACTTTGACGCTTTAATAGGCGAAGAATATGAGTTCCGTGTGATAAAGCTTAACAAGATGAGAAGGAATATAGTTGTTTCCCGCCGCGCATTGCTCGAAGCCGAGAGGGAGAAGCAACGACAAGAGTTGCTTAAAACCATCGAGGAGGGTCAGGTTAGAGAGGGTATAGTTAAGAATATAACTGATTTCGGCGTTTTCGTTGACCTTGGTGGGCTTGATGGACTACTCCACATTACGGACATGTCGTGGACGAGGATAAATCACCCCTCCGAGCTTGTTAAAATAGGGGATAAGATAAAAGTCAAAATCCTAAAATACGACCGCGAAAAGCAGCGCATATCACTTGGACTAAAACAGCTTACCCCATCACCATGGGATGATGTAGACAAGAGATTCCCTAAGGGCGCCAAAGTTAAGGGCAAAGTCGTTAATCTTACAAAATACGGTGCTTTCGTCAGGCTTGCTGAGGGTGTTGAGGGCTTAATCCATGTTTCCGAAATGTCGTGGACCAAACGAATAAGCCATCCAGCGGAGATGCTGGAAGTAGGTCAGGAAATATTCTGCGTGGTGCTCGATGTGGATAAGGAAAACCACAAAATATCGCTTGGACTCAAACAGCTCGAACCAGACCCGTGGCAGGTGGCAGCCAAGAAGTATAAACCGGGCACAAGGGTTACTGGTGTTGTGAGGAATTTAACGGCGTTCGGCGCGTTCGTCGAGATAGCTGAAGGTATAGAGGGTTTAATACACATTTCCGACATTTCCTGGACCAAACGGGTTAATCATCCGAGCGAGTTTTTCAGGCGCGGTCAAAAAATTGAAGCGGTGGTGCTCGAGATAGACCCCGAAAACCACAAGCTTTCACTTGGATACAAGCAGCTACAGCCCAACCCGTGGCCCGCATTGGGAAGAAAATATTTTGTTGGAGCGGAAACTGAGGGCAGAATAATCCACATGACCGACCGCGGCGTTGTAGTCGAATTGCCCGATAAGGTTGAAGGATTTGTTCCCGTAACGCAGCTTGGTAAACGCGTCGATCGTCCTCAGGATGCGTTCGGTGTGGGCGATATATTGCCTCTTAAGGTTATAGAGTTTGAGCCGCGTGACCACCGAATCGTGCTGTCGGTAGATGCATACTTCAAGAGCCGCGAGAAAGCTGACCTCGAAAGATACCTTGCCGCACATCCCATAAAGACCGTAAAAGTAAGAGATGTAGCGAAAGTAACACACAGGAAAAAAGAAGAATCGGAATAAAGTTTGATAAAAGGAGACGACATGCCATACAAGAAGCACAAAACCGTTTTTAAGCGATTGCGCCAGAGTCTGAAGCGTCGAGAAAGAAACAGGATAGTGAGGGGTTCTGTTAGGGCAGTGCTTAAGGCTATAAGAAACTATAAAACCCCCGAAGAAGTAATGAAGCGCCTCGCATGGACCATCAAAGCCGAGGACCAGGACCAGCTCAAAAAAATTCTTATGGCTAAAATGTATTCTATAGTCGATAAGGCATATCAAAAAGGTGTTATACATCGAAACAAAGCTGCCCGCCACAAAGCCCAAATAGCGGAATGGTTCAACAATCTTCAGGCGCAGTAAGAACCATCCTTAAATAGGGTATTTGCCACATAAATTTTAGTCTGATTAATTATTAACCCTGCTTAGT comes from bacterium and encodes:
- a CDS encoding (d)CMP kinase, with amino-acid sequence MKGIRIAIDGPAGAGKSTAARLLAERLGYKYIDSGAMYRAVTLLALRFDVGWEDEKKLAMLIDKHNICQNGLITTIDGEDVSLAIRSKQVSEAVSVVCKHPLVRKKLVEMQRNLAKDGAVVMEGRDIGTVVLPDAELKFFIIADQEERARRRLKEMVALGKNVTFTEVLENIKLRDLLDSSRAVAPLRQASDAILVDNTRMPIDFEINIMEKIARKKLENKVKF
- a CDS encoding 30S ribosomal protein S1, coding for MVEEKNQKSSKEPAIEVLIEKDVDEEGNVILAEGDIDDEKLTISPEEIEEQKRIYSQGCAVLKDGTIIEGTVIAVRGNDVMIDIGFKSEGILPIDEFGEQKPEVGQKVEVFLDALEDENGQVVISKKKADFIKVWDIIREAYETQKPIKGKIKKRIKGGMVVDILGVDAFLPGSQIALRPIPDFDALIGEEYEFRVIKLNKMRRNIVVSRRALLEAEREKQRQELLKTIEEGQVREGIVKNITDFGVFVDLGGLDGLLHITDMSWTRINHPSELVKIGDKIKVKILKYDREKQRISLGLKQLTPSPWDDVDKRFPKGAKVKGKVVNLTKYGAFVRLAEGVEGLIHVSEMSWTKRISHPAEMLEVGQEIFCVVLDVDKENHKISLGLKQLEPDPWQVAAKKYKPGTRVTGVVRNLTAFGAFVEIAEGIEGLIHISDISWTKRVNHPSEFFRRGQKIEAVVLEIDPENHKLSLGYKQLQPNPWPALGRKYFVGAETEGRIIHMTDRGVVVELPDKVEGFVPVTQLGKRVDRPQDAFGVGDILPLKVIEFEPRDHRIVLSVDAYFKSREKADLERYLAAHPIKTVKVRDVAKVTHRKKEESE
- a CDS encoding 30S ribosomal protein S20 — translated: MPYKKHKTVFKRLRQSLKRRERNRIVRGSVRAVLKAIRNYKTPEEVMKRLAWTIKAEDQDQLKKILMAKMYSIVDKAYQKGVIHRNKAARHKAQIAEWFNNLQAQ